In Helianthus annuus cultivar XRQ/B chromosome 9, HanXRQr2.0-SUNRISE, whole genome shotgun sequence, the following are encoded in one genomic region:
- the LOC110875841 gene encoding leucine-rich repeat extensin-like protein 5, with the protein MDEDTDPVEPASGTPNHPIEISDGSSFHGSPYVGPDSFQAMFTRHEWYYTPPRHSPPQQQQQQQQDPSEDPRFVAVTPPPPPPPVQLAPPQPPRRRITGVRMSARTGDFHFSSPRQSSGSHYPPHQEDPQMGGPSQPVAPQPPPMGFDNPIPAYTGSMAYNPFEPPVHNNYNYAEADSYMVTVNYNNQGPYGDPWGVGYPTHGYPIPARPIIRAQSQPPKFSPPEHEEILQRLDYVEREFHRERRERETFFQGLTSLIKGKNKKDR; encoded by the coding sequence atggacgaggatacggaccctgTCGAGCCTGCCAGTggtacaccaaaccacccgatagagatctcTGACGGATCTTCCTTCCACGGATCGCCCTATGTTGGTCCTGATAGCTTTCAAGCCATGTTTACCAGGCACGAATGGTACTATACGCCTCCTCGCCATTCGccgcctcagcagcagcaacagcagcaacaagaCCCCTCTGAGGATCCAAGgttcgtggcagtcacgccaccacctcctccgccaccagttcaactgGCACCCCCGCAACCACCAAGGCGTAGGATAACCGGAGTGCGTATGTCTGCGCGAACAGGAGACTTTCATTTTAGTTCTCCACGCCAATCAagtggcagccactacccgccacatCAAGAAGATCCACAAATGGGTGGGCCTTCGCAACCAGTTGCACCGCAACCCCCGCctatgggttttgataacccaattccgGCATACACGGGTTCCAtggcgtacaacccgtttgaaccgccAGTGCACAACAACTACAACTATGCCGAAGCAGACTCGTACATGGTAACGGTTAACTATAACAATCAAGGACCCTATGGAGATCCATGGGGAGTAGGATACCCAACTCATGGGTACCCGATACCTGCCAGACCTATTATTCGGGCGCAATCGCAACCACCAAAGTTCTCCCCACCAGAGCATGAAGAAATTCTGCAAAGATTGGACTATGTAGAGCGAGAATTTCACAGGGAGCGAAGGGAGCGAGAAACGTTCTTCCAAGGATTGACAAGCTTGATCAAAGGGAAGAATAAGAAGGACCGTTGA